In the genome of Alphaproteobacteria bacterium, one region contains:
- a CDS encoding amidohydrolase family protein: MNVDALVALDIHTHAEEPCCGPRDDGYDEFQAGMAKYFRNPAGAGQLPTVEQTAAYYRERSIGCVIFPVDAERNTGFRRYANEEVARIAADNADVMIPFASIDPAKGRTGAREARRLVREFGVRGFKFHPTMQGFYPNDRGAYVLYEAIAEAGAIALFHTGQTGVGAGMRGGMGMRLKYSNPIHLDDVAADFPDMPIILAHPSFPWQEEALSVATHKPNVYIDLSGWSPKYFPPILVRYADTLLKHKVLFGSDWPAITPDRWLADFADIAIRDEVRPLILKDNARRLLGL; this comes from the coding sequence ATGAACGTCGACGCCCTGGTCGCGCTCGACATCCACACCCACGCCGAGGAGCCGTGCTGCGGGCCGCGCGACGACGGCTACGACGAGTTCCAGGCCGGGATGGCCAAGTATTTCCGCAACCCGGCCGGCGCCGGGCAGCTGCCGACGGTGGAGCAGACCGCCGCCTACTACCGCGAGCGGAGCATCGGCTGCGTGATCTTCCCGGTCGATGCCGAACGCAACACCGGCTTTCGCCGCTATGCCAACGAGGAGGTGGCGCGCATCGCGGCCGACAACGCCGACGTGATGATCCCGTTCGCCTCGATCGACCCGGCGAAGGGGCGGACCGGCGCGCGCGAGGCGCGCCGGCTGGTGCGCGAGTTCGGCGTGCGCGGTTTCAAGTTCCACCCGACGATGCAGGGCTTCTACCCGAACGACCGCGGCGCCTATGTGCTGTACGAGGCGATCGCGGAGGCGGGGGCCATCGCCCTGTTCCATACCGGCCAGACCGGGGTCGGCGCCGGCATGCGCGGCGGCATGGGCATGCGGCTGAAATACTCCAACCCGATCCATCTCGACGACGTCGCTGCCGACTTCCCCGACATGCCGATCATCCTGGCCCACCCCTCCTTTCCCTGGCAGGAGGAGGCTCTGTCTGTCGCGACCCACAAGCCCAACGTCTATATCGACCTGTCGGGCTGGTCGCCGAAGTATTTCCCGCCGATCCTGGTCCGCTATGCCGACACGCTGCTGAAGCACAAGGTGCTGTTCGGCTCCGACTGGCCGGCGATCACGCCGGACCGCTGGCTGGCCGACTTCGCGGACATCGCCATCCGCGACGAGGTCCGCCCCCTGATCCTGAAAGACAACGCCCGGAGGCTGCTCGGCCTCTAG
- a CDS encoding ABC transporter ATP-binding protein, translating to MALLQVRGLTRSYYGIRALDGADLDVAEGTITGLIGPNGAGKTTLFNCVSGTVPPDGGTVTFAGRDVTGFAPDAVTRTGLVRTFQIARGFPRLSVLENLMLYGTGQPGERLLPALGRSPAMRRREAELRDRAIAVAQRLNLAAVIDNPASALSGGQKKLLELGRALMAEPRMILLDEPIAGVNPTLSREIADQLTRLRTEGMTLLIVEHDMDMIARLCDPVVVMAAGRRLTEGSFAAVADDPRVQEAYLGARQWAC from the coding sequence ATGGCGCTGTTGCAGGTACGCGGCCTTACCCGATCCTACTACGGCATCCGCGCGCTCGACGGTGCCGATCTCGACGTTGCGGAAGGCACGATCACCGGCCTGATCGGCCCGAACGGCGCCGGCAAGACCACCCTGTTCAACTGCGTTTCCGGCACCGTGCCGCCCGACGGCGGCACGGTCACCTTCGCCGGCCGCGACGTCACCGGCTTCGCGCCCGATGCGGTGACGCGGACCGGCCTGGTCCGCACCTTCCAGATCGCGCGCGGGTTCCCGCGGCTCAGCGTTCTGGAAAACCTGATGCTCTACGGCACCGGCCAGCCGGGCGAAAGGCTGCTGCCGGCGCTCGGCCGCAGCCCGGCGATGCGCCGGCGCGAGGCCGAGCTTCGCGACCGCGCCATCGCGGTGGCGCAGCGCCTGAACCTCGCCGCCGTGATCGACAACCCGGCCTCCGCCCTGTCCGGCGGGCAGAAGAAGCTGCTCGAGCTCGGCCGCGCACTGATGGCCGAGCCGCGGATGATCCTGCTCGACGAGCCGATCGCCGGGGTCAATCCCACGCTCAGCCGCGAGATTGCCGATCAACTGACCCGCCTGCGCACCGAGGGCATGACACTGCTGATCGTCGAGCACGACATGGACATGATCGCCCGCCTGTGCGACCCGGTGGTGGTGATGGCGGCGGGCCGGCGGCTGACCGAAGGCAGCTTCGCCGCGGTGGCCGACGACCCCCGGGTGCAGGAGGCCTATCTGGGCGCGCGGCAATGGGCCTGCTGA
- a CDS encoding acyl-CoA dehydrogenase family protein: MARYADQAAQTVRRLLATPGWRRIAALRPELDAETVTLAVDAAAGLAEQTLAPLDPVADRQGCRLDRGRVVTPDGYGAAWRTLARAGWIGIDLPEIHGGQGLPLALQAACQPLLDRACPAFMMAAGASRCAARLLAAVADADTARDWIPMLVAGAWAATICISEPDAGSDVGRIRTAARRTADGWRVTGTKTWISFGDHDLAERIGHCLLARSGSDPGTRGLSLFLVPDRHPDGTRNGVTVERIEEKMGLHGSPTCTLRFADAQAVPLGTEGRGLAALFAMIAPMRLLTGCQGLGIAFGAHAVARRYAGERRQGGAPDAEQPPIASHDDVRRQLIAIESDIAILQAATLELATAMDLADSEPDPDARTAHAAAAAWMLPLIKTFGAETGFNAASAAIQLLGGAGYTREWPVEQALRDSRVLTIYEGTTGMQALDFLKRRHWADGGAGLATVLARMRQEITACRAVAPAAADAAAIVDAFAALAAEMLGRRDTPRRGEYGADGFLRAGWLCMSAWMAARLCAGDTAGDRRLGAFRLATLADDLAQAAARCRTDSALADGHFADAG; encoded by the coding sequence ATGGCCCGCTATGCCGATCAGGCCGCGCAGACGGTCCGGCGGCTGCTGGCGACCCCCGGCTGGCGCCGGATCGCCGCCCTGCGTCCGGAACTCGATGCCGAAACGGTGACCCTGGCGGTCGACGCGGCGGCCGGTCTCGCCGAGCAGACCCTGGCCCCGCTCGACCCGGTTGCCGACCGCCAGGGCTGCAGGCTCGACCGCGGCCGCGTCGTCACGCCGGACGGCTATGGCGCGGCCTGGCGCACGCTGGCGCGGGCCGGCTGGATCGGCATCGACCTGCCGGAGATCCACGGCGGCCAGGGGCTGCCGCTGGCGCTGCAGGCGGCCTGCCAGCCGCTGCTGGACCGCGCCTGCCCCGCCTTCATGATGGCGGCGGGCGCCAGCCGCTGCGCCGCGCGCCTGCTTGCGGCGGTCGCGGACGCCGACACCGCGCGCGACTGGATTCCGATGCTGGTCGCCGGCGCTTGGGCGGCGACGATCTGCATCTCCGAGCCGGACGCGGGCTCCGACGTCGGCCGCATCCGCACCGCCGCGCGCCGTACCGCCGACGGCTGGCGCGTCACCGGCACCAAGACCTGGATCTCGTTCGGCGACCACGACCTGGCCGAGCGGATCGGCCACTGCCTGCTCGCCCGCTCCGGCTCGGATCCGGGCACGCGCGGCCTCAGCCTGTTCCTGGTCCCGGACCGCCACCCCGACGGCACGCGCAACGGCGTGACCGTCGAACGGATCGAGGAAAAGATGGGCCTGCACGGATCGCCGACATGCACGCTGCGGTTCGCGGACGCCCAGGCCGTGCCGCTCGGCACGGAAGGGCGCGGCCTTGCCGCCCTGTTCGCGATGATCGCGCCGATGCGCCTGCTGACCGGCTGCCAAGGCCTGGGCATCGCATTCGGCGCCCATGCGGTCGCGCGCCGCTATGCCGGCGAACGCCGCCAGGGCGGCGCGCCGGACGCGGAGCAGCCGCCGATCGCGAGCCACGACGACGTGCGTCGCCAACTGATCGCGATCGAAAGCGATATCGCCATCCTGCAGGCGGCGACGCTGGAACTGGCAACGGCGATGGACCTGGCGGACAGCGAGCCCGATCCCGACGCGCGCACCGCCCATGCCGCGGCGGCGGCCTGGATGCTGCCGCTGATCAAGACATTCGGCGCCGAAACCGGCTTCAACGCCGCCAGCGCCGCGATCCAGCTGCTGGGCGGCGCCGGCTATACCCGCGAGTGGCCGGTCGAGCAGGCGCTGCGCGATTCCCGGGTGCTGACCATCTACGAGGGCACCACCGGCATGCAGGCGCTGGATTTCCTGAAACGCCGGCATTGGGCCGATGGCGGAGCCGGACTCGCCACGGTGCTGGCCCGCATGCGGCAGGAGATCACCGCATGTCGCGCGGTCGCGCCCGCCGCGGCCGACGCCGCGGCCATCGTCGATGCGTTCGCGGCGCTGGCCGCAGAGATGCTCGGCCGGCGCGACACGCCGCGACGCGGCGAATACGGCGCCGACGGGTTCCTGCGCGCCGGCTGGCTGTGCATGTCGGCGTGGATGGCCGCCCGGCTCTGCGCCGGCGACACGGCCGGCGACCGCAGGCTCGGCGCATTCAGGCTCGCCACGCTGGCCGACGACCTGGCCCAGGCCGCGGCACGATGCCGGACCGACTCCGCCCTGGCCGACGGCCATTTCGCCGACGCCGGCTGA
- a CDS encoding Crp/Fnr family transcriptional regulator — MKNPVPATSYPMLRNIALFADLSDSALGDIAERTTWARYDRRQQIVGEGDSTTDVFFVIEGTIEAKSFSAQGKEVTYSETGQGGLFGEFSAIDGEPRSATIIATELSLVARMTAADFLAALLANPELHMRLTELLVMKARAMSRRIFEFSTLAVRNRIHAELLRLAKADAAADNTAVIEPAPTHHELATRVSTHREAVTRELNQLSAKGILKAAKRQILITDVQRLQDLVEEPSFD, encoded by the coding sequence ATGAAAAACCCGGTGCCCGCCACGTCCTACCCGATGCTGCGCAACATCGCACTGTTCGCCGACCTGTCCGATTCGGCACTGGGCGACATCGCCGAGCGCACCACCTGGGCGCGCTACGACCGGCGCCAGCAGATCGTGGGCGAAGGCGACAGCACCACCGACGTGTTCTTTGTCATCGAGGGCACGATCGAGGCCAAGAGCTTCTCGGCCCAGGGCAAGGAAGTGACCTATTCCGAGACCGGGCAAGGCGGGCTGTTCGGCGAGTTCTCCGCCATCGACGGCGAGCCGCGGTCCGCCACCATCATCGCCACCGAGCTCAGCCTGGTGGCTCGCATGACGGCCGCCGATTTCCTGGCCGCGCTGCTGGCCAACCCCGAGCTGCACATGCGGCTGACCGAGCTTCTGGTGATGAAGGCGCGCGCGATGAGCCGGCGCATCTTCGAGTTCAGCACCCTGGCGGTGCGCAACCGGATCCACGCCGAGCTGCTGCGGCTGGCCAAGGCCGATGCGGCTGCGGACAACACCGCGGTGATCGAGCCCGCGCCGACACATCACGAGCTGGCCACGCGGGTGAGCACCCACCGCGAGGCGGTGACCCGCGAGCTGAACCAGCTGTCGGCCAAGGGCATATTGAAGGCGGCCAAGCGCCAGATCCTGATCACCGACGTCCAGCGCCTCCAGGACCTGGTCGAAGAACCGTCGTTCGACTAG
- a CDS encoding crotonase/enoyl-CoA hydratase family protein, producing the protein MPQRQVGLHAVDASAETAADAAPVSYALRDDIAFVGLNRPQKRNAINDEVVERLAAVVQRAEAEARAAVLFGHGSNFCAGLDLAEHVTRSQIEAVRGSQRWHTVFTMIEQGSIPWVSALHGAVVGGGVELASATHIRVADRSAFFALPEGQRGIFVGGGGSVRTARLIGVARMTDMMLTGRTVSADDAERWNLVQYVVEPGGALDKATALARAAATNSAMSNYAIVNALPRIRDMNRDDGLFVESFVSAFTTESPEARERLRAFLEKRAAKLTGPQEA; encoded by the coding sequence ATGCCCCAGCGTCAGGTCGGCCTGCATGCGGTGGATGCGAGCGCCGAGACTGCGGCCGACGCCGCACCGGTCAGCTACGCGCTGCGCGACGACATCGCGTTCGTCGGCCTGAACCGGCCGCAGAAGCGCAACGCGATCAACGACGAGGTGGTGGAGCGGCTGGCTGCCGTCGTGCAGCGGGCGGAGGCAGAGGCGCGGGCGGCGGTGCTGTTCGGCCACGGCAGCAACTTTTGCGCCGGCCTCGATCTGGCCGAACACGTCACCCGCTCGCAGATCGAGGCGGTGCGCGGCTCGCAGCGCTGGCACACCGTTTTCACCATGATCGAGCAGGGCAGCATCCCGTGGGTTTCCGCCCTGCACGGCGCCGTGGTCGGCGGCGGCGTCGAGCTCGCTTCCGCGACCCATATCCGCGTCGCCGACCGGTCGGCCTTCTTCGCCCTGCCCGAGGGCCAGCGCGGCATCTTCGTCGGCGGCGGCGGCTCGGTCCGCACGGCCAGGCTGATCGGCGTGGCGCGGATGACCGACATGATGCTGACCGGCCGCACCGTCTCCGCCGACGACGCGGAGCGCTGGAACCTGGTGCAATATGTGGTCGAACCCGGTGGCGCGCTCGACAAGGCGACCGCACTGGCGCGCGCGGCTGCGACCAACTCGGCGATGTCGAACTACGCGATCGTCAACGCGCTGCCGCGGATCCGCGACATGAACCGGGACGACGGGCTGTTCGTCGAATCCTTCGTCTCCGCCTTCACCACGGAAAGCCCCGAGGCGCGGGAGCGGCTGCGCGCGTTCCTCGAGAAGCGCGCGGCGAAGCTGACCGGCCCGCAGGAGGCCTGA
- a CDS encoding TRAP transporter large permease subunit gives MSLETGFYGLGALLALLVLRVPVALALIAVSFGGIASMIGWTPAFGIVSSTPYSFVANWTLSAVPMFLLMGFVAFHAGLTGGLFEAAKVLLRRIPGGLAIASIFACSGFAAVCGSSLACAAAMGRIAIPEMVRAGYRPSFACGSIAAGGTIGALIPPSILMIVYGVFAETSITKVFVGGISVGVLTAIGYSAVVLLTCWLRPDVAPRKPVGDVHMSPAEAVQRVWPVLALVALVFGGLFSGFFTATEAGAVGALGAIVIASVTGRLNRQVVQTSLMETLMTTASLFIIGVGASMFTRFLGMTGLSGFLTSVVGGADVGYVELMVVVVLIYLALGMFMEPFGALLVTLPVLLPVFKAEGISLVWFGVLVVKLLEIGMITPPVGLNVFVIRNVAGAYASLVQIFRGVIPFLLADLAIVAIIVAVPDLILFLAQWVR, from the coding sequence GTGAGCCTGGAGACCGGCTTCTACGGGCTCGGCGCCCTGCTGGCGTTGCTGGTGCTGCGCGTGCCGGTGGCGCTGGCGCTGATCGCCGTCTCGTTCGGCGGCATCGCCAGCATGATCGGCTGGACGCCCGCCTTCGGCATCGTCTCGTCCACCCCGTACAGCTTCGTCGCCAACTGGACGCTGAGCGCGGTGCCGATGTTCCTGCTGATGGGCTTCGTCGCCTTCCATGCCGGGCTGACCGGCGGCCTGTTCGAGGCGGCGAAGGTGCTGCTGCGCCGCATTCCGGGCGGGCTGGCCATCGCCTCGATCTTCGCCTGCTCGGGCTTCGCGGCGGTCTGCGGGTCGAGCCTGGCCTGCGCCGCGGCGATGGGCCGGATCGCGATCCCGGAAATGGTGCGCGCGGGCTATCGGCCCAGCTTCGCCTGCGGCTCGATCGCGGCCGGCGGCACCATCGGCGCGCTGATCCCGCCGTCGATCCTGATGATCGTCTACGGCGTGTTCGCCGAGACCTCGATCACCAAGGTCTTCGTCGGCGGCATATCGGTCGGTGTGCTGACCGCGATCGGCTATTCGGCGGTGGTGCTGCTGACCTGCTGGCTGCGGCCCGACGTGGCCCCGCGCAAGCCGGTCGGCGACGTCCACATGTCGCCGGCGGAAGCGGTGCAGCGGGTCTGGCCGGTGCTGGCGCTGGTGGCGCTGGTGTTCGGCGGGCTGTTCTCGGGGTTCTTCACCGCCACCGAGGCCGGCGCGGTCGGCGCGCTCGGCGCCATCGTCATCGCGTCGGTCACCGGCCGGCTGAACCGGCAGGTGGTGCAGACCTCGCTGATGGAGACGCTGATGACGACGGCGTCGCTGTTCATCATCGGCGTCGGCGCCTCGATGTTCACGCGGTTCCTCGGCATGACCGGGCTCTCTGGCTTCCTGACGTCCGTGGTCGGCGGCGCCGACGTCGGCTATGTCGAGCTGATGGTCGTGGTGGTGCTGATCTACCTGGCCCTCGGCATGTTCATGGAGCCGTTCGGCGCGCTGCTGGTCACGCTGCCGGTGCTGCTGCCGGTGTTCAAGGCCGAGGGGATCAGCCTGGTCTGGTTCGGCGTGCTGGTGGTGAAGCTGCTGGAGATCGGGATGATCACGCCGCCGGTCGGGCTCAACGTCTTCGTCATCCGCAACGTCGCCGGCGCCTATGCCAGCCTGGTGCAGATCTTCCGCGGCGTGATCCCGTTCCTGCTGGCCGACCTGGCGATCGTTGCGATCATCGTGGCCGTGCCGGACCTGATCCTGTTCCTGGCGCAGTGGGTGCGATAG
- a CDS encoding ABC transporter ATP-binding protein has protein sequence MGLLTVSGLVAGYSSADMILKGVDLEVDAGEIVCIIGPNGAGKSTLLKAIAGLLRVGSGAVRLGERAITGLAAREVARAGVAFVPQEANVFPTLSIRENLEIGGYVEPARTRARIEAAFARFPLLAERRRAAARTLSGGQRQILAIAMALMVEPQVLMLDEPSAGLSPVAADQLFATIREVQRDGVAIALVEQNALQALALSDRAYILVDGRNARTGPAAEIAADPATRKAFLGG, from the coding sequence ATGGGCCTGCTGACCGTCAGCGGCCTCGTGGCCGGCTATTCCAGCGCCGACATGATCCTGAAGGGAGTCGACCTGGAGGTCGATGCCGGCGAGATCGTCTGCATCATCGGCCCGAACGGGGCCGGCAAGTCGACGCTGCTGAAGGCGATCGCCGGCCTGCTGCGCGTCGGTTCCGGCGCGGTCAGGCTGGGCGAGCGGGCGATCACCGGGCTCGCCGCGCGCGAGGTGGCGCGGGCCGGCGTCGCCTTCGTGCCGCAGGAGGCGAACGTGTTTCCCACGCTGTCGATCCGGGAGAACCTGGAGATCGGCGGCTATGTCGAGCCGGCGCGCACCCGCGCGCGCATCGAGGCGGCGTTCGCCCGCTTTCCCCTGCTGGCCGAGCGCAGGCGCGCGGCGGCGCGAACGCTGTCCGGCGGTCAGCGTCAGATCCTGGCCATCGCCATGGCGCTGATGGTCGAGCCGCAGGTGCTGATGCTCGACGAGCCGAGCGCCGGGCTGTCGCCGGTCGCGGCCGACCAGCTGTTCGCGACGATCCGCGAGGTGCAGCGCGACGGCGTCGCCATCGCCCTGGTCGAGCAGAACGCGCTGCAGGCGCTCGCCCTGTCCGACCGCGCCTACATCCTGGTCGACGGCCGCAACGCCCGCACCGGCCCGGCCGCCGAGATCGCGGCCGACCCCGCGACCCGCAAGGCCTTCCTCGGCGGCTGA
- a CDS encoding MarR family winged helix-turn-helix transcriptional regulator: MRDGGVQTLVRDDALDYGPLRESLGFLIRIGQLKIFEQFYAQVGDLGLRPGEFSVLWLILRNPGVRQGVLAQELLIKPAHMTKLVRGFEDRGFVARVVPDDDRRAVELSLTAAGRDFVEGHKAAFFAVHEHPLSRLTQPEQDELRRLLQKLAGLERGGAA, translated from the coding sequence GTGCGCGACGGCGGGGTGCAGACGCTGGTGCGGGACGATGCCCTCGACTATGGCCCGCTGCGCGAATCGCTCGGCTTTCTGATCCGCATCGGCCAGTTGAAGATCTTCGAGCAGTTCTACGCGCAGGTCGGCGACCTCGGGCTCAGGCCCGGCGAGTTCTCGGTGCTGTGGCTGATCCTGCGCAATCCCGGCGTGCGCCAGGGCGTGCTGGCGCAGGAACTGCTGATCAAGCCGGCCCACATGACCAAGCTGGTGCGCGGCTTCGAGGATCGCGGCTTCGTGGCGCGGGTGGTGCCCGACGACGACCGCCGCGCCGTCGAACTGAGCCTGACCGCCGCCGGGCGCGACTTCGTCGAAGGCCACAAGGCAGCGTTCTTCGCCGTGCACGAGCATCCGCTCAGCCGGCTGACCCAGCCGGAGCAGGACGAACTGCGCCGGCTGTTGCAGAAGCTGGCCGGGCTCGAACGGGGAGGGGCGGCATGA
- a CDS encoding C4-dicarboxylate TRAP transporter substrate-binding protein codes for MKRHLLTVAAAAAIALGAGLAAAQAQTRELRIAPAAPPAHPAYSHLYAKLAEYLPEESEGRLTAQILGPEVVNLGQMKEALQSQIAEIGNLLPLYFPAELPNMSLAGELALAGRDAHAMAAAMTEYMVTCGPCQAELTQFGVVYLGSGSSDVYALLTTKPVHGAADLEGLRLRSGGAPFSRWAEHFGASPANISVLDTFESMSQGVIDGTMASVADLLSFRLVELVTSVTTLQLGTYHATSNFTIAGPVWASLSVEDRAALTRAANRANVDMSQRWGYDMPAEALAAAHEAGIEFIEPDAALVEASEAFAKADQATVVAISQERYGIADAEASVARFLGLVDKWTAIVEEVDHDPDALKARLQAEVWDKVDLASYGL; via the coding sequence ATGAAAAGGCATCTGTTGACCGTGGCCGCGGCGGCGGCGATCGCGCTTGGCGCCGGCCTGGCGGCAGCCCAGGCGCAGACGCGCGAGCTGCGCATCGCGCCTGCCGCGCCGCCGGCACACCCGGCCTACAGCCACCTCTATGCCAAGCTGGCCGAGTATCTGCCCGAGGAGTCGGAAGGCCGGCTGACCGCCCAGATCCTGGGGCCGGAGGTGGTGAACCTGGGCCAGATGAAGGAGGCGCTGCAGAGCCAGATCGCGGAGATCGGCAACCTGTTGCCGCTGTACTTCCCGGCCGAGCTGCCCAACATGTCGCTGGCGGGCGAGCTGGCGCTGGCCGGCCGCGACGCCCATGCGATGGCCGCGGCCATGACCGAGTACATGGTCACCTGTGGGCCGTGCCAGGCCGAGCTGACCCAGTTCGGGGTGGTCTATCTCGGCTCGGGCTCGTCCGACGTCTATGCGCTGCTGACCACCAAGCCGGTGCACGGCGCGGCCGACCTCGAAGGGCTGCGGCTGCGCAGCGGCGGCGCGCCGTTCTCGCGCTGGGCGGAGCATTTCGGCGCCAGCCCAGCCAACATCTCGGTGCTGGACACGTTCGAATCGATGTCGCAGGGCGTGATCGACGGCACCATGGCCTCGGTCGCCGACCTGCTGTCGTTCCGCCTGGTCGAACTGGTCACCTCCGTCACCACGCTGCAGCTCGGCACCTATCACGCGACATCGAACTTCACGATTGCCGGCCCGGTCTGGGCGAGCCTGAGCGTCGAGGATCGCGCCGCGCTGACCCGCGCGGCCAACCGCGCCAACGTCGACATGTCGCAGCGCTGGGGCTACGACATGCCCGCCGAGGCGCTCGCCGCCGCGCATGAGGCCGGGATCGAGTTCATCGAGCCGGATGCCGCCCTGGTCGAGGCATCGGAGGCCTTCGCCAAGGCCGACCAGGCGACCGTCGTCGCGATCTCGCAGGAGCGTTACGGGATCGCCGATGCCGAGGCCAGCGTCGCCCGTTTCCTCGGGCTGGTCGACAAGTGGACCGCGATCGTCGAGGAGGTCGACCACGATCCCGACGCGCTGAAGGCGCGGCTGCAGGCCGAGGTCTGGGACAAGGTCGACCTCGCGTCCTACGGCCTCTGA
- a CDS encoding feruloyl-CoA synthase, whose amino-acid sequence MAQSALRTARLWTPSVRMQERADGAVLVWQDDPLGPYPDRLTDRLIHWATVAPARPWLAQRDGSGVWRKVGYGEALDIVRRIGQALLDRGLSVERPLLILSENDIEHALIAVAAQHVGVPSAAVSPAYSLISTDFAKLRDIAAQVTPGLVFAADGARYGRAIDAAIDPRVPIVTAVAPPVGRRHIAFAELACTPAGEAVDRAHAATGPDTIAKFLFTSGTTGAPKAVIQSQRLICSNQEMVASCYAFMRDEPPVVVDWAPWNHTASGNKVFNMVLYNGGTYYIDEGKPTPAGIEATIRNLREVSPTWYFNVPAGYEALVAAMEQDATLRRSFFRDLRMMMYAGAGMAQHTWDRLSALAERTLGHRVLLATGLGATETGPFALMCTDEQQTPGNVGIPAHGVTLKLVPQGDRLEARVKSPANTPGYWRNPALTAEAFDDEGFYRLGDALRFAVPGDATKGFLFDGRIAENFKLRTGSFVAVGPLRAGLIDALGGLARDAVIAGEDRAELGALLIPAMPALRALIADGSERDDAAVLAHPRVRSRLAALLAAHAATATGSSNRIARALFLAEPPSLDKGEITDKGSINQRAVLRHRASLVDALYRDDDPRVVRPADADAAA is encoded by the coding sequence ATGGCGCAGTCCGCGCTGCGCACGGCCAGGCTTTGGACGCCCAGCGTCCGCATGCAGGAGCGGGCCGACGGCGCGGTGCTGGTGTGGCAGGACGATCCGCTCGGCCCCTATCCCGATCGGCTCACCGACCGGCTGATCCACTGGGCGACGGTGGCGCCGGCGCGGCCCTGGCTGGCGCAGCGCGACGGGTCCGGCGTTTGGCGCAAGGTCGGCTATGGCGAGGCGCTGGACATCGTGCGGCGCATCGGCCAGGCGCTGCTGGACCGCGGGCTTTCGGTCGAGCGCCCGCTGCTTATCCTGTCGGAGAACGACATCGAGCACGCCCTGATCGCGGTCGCCGCCCAGCATGTCGGCGTGCCCTCCGCGGCGGTCTCCCCCGCCTATTCGCTGATCTCGACCGATTTCGCCAAGCTGCGTGACATCGCGGCACAGGTGACTCCCGGCCTGGTTTTCGCCGCCGACGGCGCGCGCTATGGCCGGGCAATCGACGCGGCGATCGACCCGCGGGTGCCGATCGTGACCGCCGTCGCCCCGCCTGTGGGGCGGCGCCACATCGCCTTCGCCGAACTGGCATGCACGCCGGCCGGCGAAGCCGTCGACCGCGCCCATGCCGCGACCGGCCCGGACACCATCGCCAAGTTCCTGTTCACCTCGGGCACCACCGGCGCGCCCAAGGCGGTCATCCAGTCGCAGCGGCTGATCTGCTCGAACCAGGAAATGGTGGCCAGCTGCTATGCCTTCATGCGCGACGAACCGCCGGTGGTGGTCGACTGGGCGCCCTGGAACCACACCGCCAGCGGCAACAAGGTGTTCAACATGGTGCTGTACAACGGCGGCACCTACTACATCGACGAAGGCAAGCCGACGCCGGCCGGGATCGAGGCGACCATCCGCAACCTGCGCGAGGTGTCGCCGACCTGGTACTTCAACGTGCCGGCCGGTTACGAGGCGCTGGTGGCGGCGATGGAGCAGGACGCCACCCTGCGCCGCAGTTTCTTCCGCGACCTGCGGATGATGATGTACGCCGGTGCCGGCATGGCCCAGCACACCTGGGACCGGCTGTCGGCGCTGGCGGAGCGGACGCTGGGACACCGGGTGCTGCTGGCCACCGGCCTGGGCGCTACCGAGACCGGCCCGTTCGCGCTGATGTGCACCGACGAGCAGCAGACGCCCGGCAACGTCGGCATCCCTGCCCACGGCGTGACGCTGAAGCTGGTCCCGCAGGGCGACCGCCTGGAGGCGCGGGTGAAGAGCCCCGCCAACACCCCCGGCTACTGGCGCAACCCGGCATTGACCGCAGAAGCATTCGACGACGAGGGCTTCTACCGGCTGGGCGATGCGCTGCGCTTCGCGGTACCCGGCGACGCGACCAAGGGTTTCCTGTTCGACGGCCGCATCGCCGAGAACTTCAAGCTGCGCACCGGGTCCTTCGTCGCGGTAGGCCCGTTGCGTGCGGGGCTGATCGACGCGCTCGGCGGCCTGGCCCGGGATGCCGTGATCGCCGGCGAGGATCGCGCGGAGCTCGGCGCGCTGTTGATTCCGGCCATGCCTGCGCTGCGCGCCCTGATTGCCGACGGCAGCGAACGCGACGACGCCGCGGTACTGGCTCACCCGCGGGTGCGCAGCCGCCTCGCCGCGCTGCTGGCGGCCCACGCCGCCACGGCGACCGGCTCGTCGAACCGGATCGCGCGGGCGCTGTTCCTGGCCGAGCCGCCGTCGCTGGACAAGGGCGAGATCACCGACAAGGGCTCGATCAACCAGCGGGCGGTGCTGCGCCACCGCGCGTCGCTGGTCGATGCGCTCTACCGCGACGACGACCCGCGCGTCGTCCGGCCTGCCGACGCCGACGCGGCCGCATGA